The following are from one region of the Bacillaceae bacterium S4-13-56 genome:
- the hypE gene encoding hydrogenase expression/formation protein HypE, translated as MKPYISLAHGDGGELAHKLIQEVFVEAFDHSDEARFDAAAIKVPSEKLAFSTDSFVIQPIFFPGGNIGKLAVAGTVNDLSVSGAVPLYLSVGFIIEEGFLLEDLKEIVQSMAIEAKKAGVHIVTGDTKVVERGSVDGLFINTAGIGYYNSYEPEPSRIEKGDSIIVNGTIGDHGLAVMSARDHLGIHHSVDSDCASLNHLIQAIVKEFASVRIMRDPTRGGVATTLVEICEDFHVHATIFEEHLPIKDEVDGACDILGFDPLYIANEGKVLFIVPSEIKEKVVDFLHQFEEGKDAAIIGEITQIEEEIGKLYVTTPLGTLRRLHRLSNLQLPRIC; from the coding sequence ATGAAACCATATATAAGTTTAGCCCATGGTGATGGTGGGGAACTGGCTCATAAATTAATTCAAGAGGTCTTTGTAGAGGCATTCGATCATTCAGATGAAGCACGCTTTGATGCAGCTGCGATTAAAGTTCCATCCGAAAAACTCGCCTTTTCAACTGATAGTTTTGTTATCCAGCCAATCTTTTTTCCAGGTGGAAACATTGGGAAATTGGCAGTTGCAGGTACAGTCAATGATTTAAGTGTGTCAGGGGCAGTCCCACTTTATTTAAGTGTTGGATTTATTATAGAAGAAGGCTTCTTACTAGAGGATCTCAAAGAAATTGTTCAATCGATGGCAATAGAAGCAAAAAAAGCTGGTGTCCATATTGTGACAGGCGACACAAAGGTTGTAGAGCGAGGAAGTGTGGATGGGTTATTTATTAACACTGCTGGTATAGGTTATTATAATTCTTATGAACCTGAACCAAGTAGGATAGAGAAAGGCGATTCAATCATTGTTAATGGAACTATTGGGGATCATGGTCTAGCTGTGATGTCGGCTCGTGACCATTTAGGAATTCATCATTCGGTTGATAGTGATTGTGCTAGTTTGAATCATCTCATTCAAGCTATTGTGAAAGAATTTGCTAGTGTACGAATTATGAGGGATCCTACTAGAGGTGGTGTGGCAACAACTCTCGTTGAAATATGTGAAGATTTTCATGTTCATGCCACTATTTTCGAAGAACATTTACCTATTAAGGATGAAGTTGATGGCGCTTGTGACATCCTAGGGTTTGATCCTCTTTATATTGCAAATGAAGGAAAAGTGTTATTTATAGTTCCTAGTGAGATTAAGGAAAAAGTTGTTGATTTTCTACACCAATTTGAAGAAGGAAAAGATGCAGCTATTATTGGGGAAATTACACAAATAGAAGAGGAAATTGGTAAGCTTTATGTGACAACTCCATTAGGAACCCTAAGAAGGCTTCATCGCTTATCAAACCTTCAACTTCCAAGAATTTGTTAA
- a CDS encoding DUF2584 family protein: protein MSMTLTMNWKLMILGQEIRIQGEENLFQLTMSGYQLFPMDEPISIKRNDKEREIGIGVVKEVLWKDQKTILTYQLITLFTVN from the coding sequence ATGTCAATGACTTTGACTATGAATTGGAAACTGATGATTCTTGGTCAAGAAATAAGGATACAAGGGGAAGAGAATCTATTCCAATTAACGATGTCAGGTTACCAATTGTTTCCTATGGATGAACCCATTTCGATTAAGCGAAACGACAAAGAAAGGGAGATAGGAATTGGGGTGGTAAAAGAAGTCCTGTGGAAGGATCAAAAAACGATTCTGACCTATCAGTTAATAACTTTGTTTACTGTAAATTAG
- the msrB gene encoding peptide-methionine (R)-S-oxide reductase MsrB, protein MNEKIEKATFAGGCFWCMVEPFDQRPGIKEVISGYTGGHKENPTYKEVCSDTTGHVEAVQITFDPVVFPYERLLDIFWQQIDPTDARGQFYDRGESYQTAIFYHNEEQRKKAEASKKELQESGKFNNPIVTPILPAKTFYAAEEEHQYYYKKQPLHYKRYKAGSGRQQFIQDNWSITNNKNELKEKLSPIQYHVTQENGTERPFENEFYNYEEDGIYVDIVSGEPLFSSTDKYDAGCGWPSFTKPIEKQEVKENVDTSHGMIRTEVRSRRADSHLGHVFEDGPQDKGGLRYCINSAALRFVPKDKMEEEGYGDFLYLFKR, encoded by the coding sequence ATGAATGAAAAGATAGAAAAAGCAACCTTTGCCGGCGGTTGTTTTTGGTGCATGGTTGAGCCTTTTGATCAAAGACCAGGAATAAAGGAAGTTATATCCGGATACACAGGAGGACATAAAGAAAATCCAACGTATAAAGAGGTGTGCTCTGATACAACTGGCCATGTAGAAGCTGTACAAATCACCTTCGATCCAGTTGTTTTCCCTTATGAGCGCTTGCTAGATATTTTTTGGCAACAAATTGATCCTACTGATGCTAGAGGGCAGTTTTATGATAGAGGGGAATCTTACCAAACGGCTATTTTTTATCATAACGAAGAACAAAGAAAGAAAGCAGAAGCGTCAAAAAAAGAATTGCAGGAAAGTGGTAAGTTTAACAATCCGATTGTGACGCCGATTTTACCTGCCAAAACTTTTTATGCAGCAGAAGAAGAACACCAATATTATTACAAAAAACAACCTTTACATTATAAGAGATATAAAGCAGGGTCAGGAAGACAACAATTTATTCAAGATAATTGGTCAATAACTAACAATAAAAATGAACTTAAAGAAAAACTGTCTCCTATTCAGTACCATGTAACTCAAGAAAATGGTACAGAAAGGCCATTTGAAAATGAGTTTTACAATTATGAAGAGGATGGCATTTATGTAGATATAGTTTCAGGGGAACCATTGTTCAGTTCCACTGACAAATATGATGCTGGTTGCGGGTGGCCGAGCTTTACGAAACCTATTGAAAAACAGGAAGTTAAAGAAAATGTGGATACCTCACACGGAATGATTCGAACAGAAGTAAGGAGCAGGAGAGCTGATTCGCATTTAGGTCACGTTTTTGAAGATGGCCCACAAGATAAAGGCGGCCTTCGTTATTGTATAAATTCAGCGGCATTACGATTTGTTCCAAAGGATAAAATGGAAGAAGAAGGTTACGGAGATTTTTTGTATTTGTTTAAAAGATAA
- a CDS encoding YolD-like family protein encodes MLRDRGTIKWTAMMLPEHVELLKEIWNEDDKPLRKTLDEQTQSEWDRLLQQAVKLKFPLEIEYIANQNIYKEIGIPTHLDPLNGTVRIKNLHQEETTISVSSIQNLVLARNP; translated from the coding sequence ATGTTACGAGATAGAGGTACAATTAAATGGACAGCAATGATGCTTCCTGAACATGTGGAATTGTTAAAAGAAATCTGGAATGAAGATGATAAACCATTACGAAAAACGCTAGATGAACAAACTCAGTCTGAATGGGATAGATTGCTTCAACAGGCTGTTAAACTTAAGTTTCCTTTAGAGATAGAATATATAGCTAATCAAAATATATATAAGGAAATAGGGATCCCTACACATCTTGATCCTTTAAATGGAACCGTCCGTATAAAAAATTTACATCAAGAGGAAACAACGATCTCTGTTTCATCCATTCAAAACCTCGTTTTAGCAAGAAATCCTTAG
- the vrrA gene encoding VrrA/YqfQ family protein, with product MVFSRRGMGPPTMPPNHPMGGMMSQGQGRGLFSGGPASTRGMQSMFENRGPMFGGGGQAPFGRMQSAASQTPKRGLLSLFQKGGSGLGTGSNLGSSLAGAGNSLGSGGGFQGVLNNVQQMVRLAQTATPMIQQYGPMVKNLPAMLKMAKALKDSDDLETGDNSDEDSEENELSENEQEDFNDDEDIEKFLESDSSKNSKKVSKTKSKKKKSSKSVKSKSNESSKQKESVPKLFI from the coding sequence ATGGTATTTTCGAGAAGAGGAATGGGTCCGCCAACGATGCCACCGAATCATCCTATGGGCGGAATGATGTCCCAAGGGCAAGGAAGAGGATTGTTCTCGGGAGGGCCAGCATCTACAAGAGGCATGCAATCCATGTTTGAAAATAGAGGACCGATGTTTGGGGGCGGAGGTCAAGCTCCGTTTGGAAGAATGCAATCAGCAGCTTCCCAAACACCGAAAAGAGGCCTGCTTTCTTTGTTTCAAAAAGGAGGAAGTGGGCTAGGAACGGGTAGTAATTTAGGTAGTTCATTAGCAGGTGCAGGAAACAGTTTAGGCAGTGGTGGAGGTTTTCAAGGAGTACTTAATAATGTACAACAAATGGTGCGATTAGCACAAACCGCTACTCCTATGATCCAACAATATGGGCCTATGGTTAAAAACCTGCCAGCTATGCTGAAAATGGCAAAAGCCTTAAAGGATTCCGATGATTTGGAAACAGGAGACAATTCTGATGAGGATTCTGAAGAAAATGAGTTATCCGAAAATGAACAAGAGGATTTTAATGATGATGAAGATATCGAAAAATTTCTAGAATCTGATTCAAGTAAAAATTCTAAAAAAGTCTCAAAAACCAAAAGCAAAAAAAAGAAAAGCAGTAAATCAGTTAAATCAAAATCAAATGAATCTTCCAAACAAAAAGAATCAGTTCCTAAATTATTTATTTGA
- a CDS encoding YozE family protein: MRSFYHFVITFRAKVKSDSESRFADWVFKDHSFPRQSTDYHEISSYIEVYSPSPDGVQTFDQLWKKYEENEMI; the protein is encoded by the coding sequence ATGCGATCTTTTTACCATTTTGTCATAACATTTAGAGCGAAAGTTAAGTCCGATTCAGAAAGTAGGTTTGCGGACTGGGTTTTTAAGGATCATTCTTTTCCAAGGCAATCTACTGATTATCATGAAATTAGTTCTTATATTGAAGTGTATAGCCCTTCCCCTGATGGGGTTCAAACGTTTGATCAATTATGGAAAAAATATGAAGAAAATGAAATGATATAA
- a CDS encoding DUF5365 family protein has protein sequence MRIISGGSVKQEEYGKELMREIMEDLLPCFFSKTEWQKLKENGILDPSPIREFSKEELLELIASLQTIKSILEHLKEDHEQKRYKNIFERNSVKLKQLSIEFPFTYTDFILGEELWKIAPPSTPWIN, from the coding sequence ATGAGAATTATTAGTGGTGGAAGTGTAAAGCAGGAAGAATACGGAAAAGAACTGATGAGAGAGATAATGGAAGATTTGCTTCCATGTTTCTTTTCTAAAACGGAGTGGCAAAAATTAAAAGAAAATGGGATATTAGACCCCAGTCCCATACGTGAATTCTCGAAAGAAGAATTACTAGAATTAATTGCAAGCTTACAAACCATTAAAAGCATACTTGAACACCTTAAAGAAGACCACGAACAAAAGCGTTACAAAAATATATTCGAAAGAAATTCCGTAAAGCTTAAGCAATTGTCTATTGAATTTCCATTTACATATACGGATTTTATTTTAGGTGAAGAATTATGGAAAATTGCTCCACCTAGCACTCCTTGGATTAATTAA